From one Drosophila subpulchrella strain 33 F10 #4 breed RU33 chromosome 3L, RU_Dsub_v1.1 Primary Assembly, whole genome shotgun sequence genomic stretch:
- the LOC119555544 gene encoding uncharacterized protein LOC119555544 — MRSLHLVFLLLSVLVVGSAKADDNPCQDVRLSGFVCLNCTTLGYCLRDATGSWETISMLGCESNHNFFCSDEGTFGCTWQSQCRVPKRGPFNCQQAGVFPDPYDCRKYHECSDQSVDTPRLCSDGTGYSTLAESCAVPRESAQCTGQQYTCDRSGQVGAWPADNRYFYVCANDTPNSLYPLMMKCREGFVFNSYSCVPDSRSLGKGLQVRETKKCVDNTRYECPFRTSEIEYCKCVAGELEVITCPSGFHFDARILTCVTERVHQCKDFEVLSCPNTTSNDEYCLCIKNQLQIYNCPVGHYYNAEISKCQGVLNGKVN, encoded by the coding sequence ATGAGGTCTTTGCATCTGGTTTTTCTACTCCTAAGTGTTCTGGTGGTTGGATCAGCTAAGGCTGATGATAATCCCTGCCAGGATGTGCGTCTGTCCGGCTTCGTTTGTCTGAACTGCACCACTTTGGGATATTGTCTTCGCGATGCCACCGGGAGCTGGGAAACCATATCGATGCTGGGCTGCGAGTCGAACCACAATTTCTTCTGCAGCGACGAGGGAACCTTCGGATGCACCTGGCAATCCCAGTGCCGGGTGCCTAAGAGAGGTCCTTTCAACTGCCAGCAGGCGGGAGTTTTCCCCGATCCCTACGACTGTAGGAAGTATCACGAGTGCAGCGATCAGAGTGTGGACACCCCTCGATTGTGCTCGGATGGAACTGGTTACTCCACTCTCGCGGAATCCTGTGCCGTTCCCCGGGAAAGTGCACAATGCACTGGGCAGCAGTATACCTGCGATCGATCTGGACAAGTGGGTGCCTGGCCGGCTGACAATAGGTACTTCTATGTCTGCGCAAATGATACCCCTAATTCCCTATATCCTTTGATGATGAAGTGCCGCGAGGGTTTCGTTTTCAACAGTTACAGTTGCGTTCCTGACTCTCGGTCTTTGGGTAAGGGACTACAAGTCAgggagaccaagaaatgtgTGGATAACACACGATACGAATGTCCCTTCCGAACATCCGAGATTGAGTACTGCAAATGCGTCGCTGGAGAACTAGAGGTCATTACCTGCCCATCTGGTTTCCATTTCGATGCCAGAATCTTGACCTGCGTGACAGAAAGGGTCCATCAGTGCAAGGATTTTGAAGTTCTCAGCTGTCCCAATACCACCTCTAATGATGAGTACTGCCTGTGCATCAAAAACCAATTGCAGATCTATAACTGTCCAGTGGGACATTATTATAATGCTGAGATATCGAAGTGTCAAGGAGTTTTGAATGGAAAAgtcaattaa